A single window of Zea mays cultivar B73 chromosome 10, Zm-B73-REFERENCE-NAM-5.0, whole genome shotgun sequence DNA harbors:
- the LOC100192099 gene encoding uncharacterized LOC100192099, translating into MKVDREMEILLNEIPLLHHVGLLGGSEAGADDDADLSFLIHELAAMGLVDGDDELPAPGAATGYGFPTKGENLVAMHSFSMASHYAHMRSLFVPVTFDDAAAADGWDIRCSPPPYVPLPSPATPRARCKSVRRKNGSVMTTSPKKCGAAAAAKWHGESLAGLRGVMYHMARDQHGCRLLQQRLDDGKREVDYIFAGVSRHAAQLMVDPFGNYLMQKLLAVCDDGQRMTLVLTLTADPFALVRISLNVHGTRAVQKLIERLSAREEIGLVMDALRPGFLELIKDTNGNHVVQKCLHSFASNDNKAIFAAAALHCVDIGMQIHGCCVLQRCIARSRGEHRDKLVAAIAHNGFKLAEDAYGNYVVQVVLDLKIPTANSSLAQQFGGKYIHLSMQKFSSNVVEKCLKVFKEVDKAKIILELLATPHLEQLLPHCYANYVVYSALKNSKGSLHSALINAILPHEELLRTSPYCKRIYSKFFLKN; encoded by the exons ATGAAGGTCGACAGGGAGATGGAGATTCTGCTGAACGAGATCCCCCTCCTCCACCACGTCGGCCTCCTCGGCGGCAGCGAGGCCGGCGCGGACGACGACGCCGACCTCTCCTTCCTCATCCACGAGCTCGCCGCGATGGGCCTCGTCGACGGCGACGACGAGCTGCCGGCGCCGGGCGCTGCCACCGGCTACGGCTTCCCCACGAAAGGCGAGAACCTTGTCGCCATGCACTCGTTCTCCATGGCCAGCCACTACGCGCACATGCGCTCTCTGTTTGTTCCCGTCACCTTCGACGACGCCGCCGCGGCCGACGGCTGGGACATCCGGTGCTCCCCGCCGCCTTATGTGCCTCTGCCTTCTCCCGCCACGCCGAGGGCCCGGTGCAAGAGCGTGAGGAGGAAGAACGGCTCGGTGATGACGACGAGCCCCAAGAAGTGCGGAGCCGCCGCGGCGGCCAAGTGGCACGGCGAGAGCCTGGCCGGCCTGCGCGGGGTCATGTACCACATGGCGCGCGACCAGCACGGGTGCCGCCTGCTGCAGCAGAGGCTCGACGACGGCAAGCGCGAGGTCGACTATATCTTCGCCGGCGTCTCGCGCCACGCCGCGCAGCTGATGGTGGACCCGTTCGGGAACTACCTCATGCAGAAGCTGCTCGCCGTCTGCGACGACGGGCAGAGGATGACGCTTGTGCTCACCCTCACCGCCGACCCCTTCGCGCTCGTCAGGATATCCCTCAACGTCCATGG AACACGGGCGGTGCAGAAGCTGATCGAGAGACTCAGTGCAAGGGAAGAGATTGGTCTTGTCATGGATGCTCTGCGCCCTGGCTTcttggagctcatcaaggataCCAATGGCAACCATGTCGTGCAAAAGTGTTTGCATTCGTTTGCTTCAAACGATAATAAG GCGATCTTTGCTGCTGCTGCACTCCACTGCGTCGATATCGGGATGCAAATCCACGGTTGCTGTGTCCTACAGCGGTGCATTGCGCGGTCGCGTGGTGAGCACAGGGACAAGCTGGTTGCCGCCATTGCTCACAATGGGTTTAAGCTTGCCGAAGATGCATATGG GAACTACGTTGTCCAGGTTGTACTGGACTTGAAGATACCAACTGCGAATTCAAGCCTTGCGCAACAGTTTGGAGGCAAGTATATCCACCTGTCCATGCAGAAGTTCAGCAGCAATGTTGTGGAGAAATGCCTGAAAGTGTTCAAGGAGGTTGACAAGGCCAAGATCATACTGGAACTCCTTGCCACGCCACACCTGGAGCAACTGCTTCCGCACTGCTATGCAAACTATGTCGTCTACTCTGCTCTCAAGAATTCAAAG GGCTCACTTCATTCCGCACTGATAAATGCAATCCTACCACATGAGGAACTACTTAGGACCAGTCCGTACTGCAAGAGGATATACTCGAAATTTTTTCTGAAGAATTGA